The genomic window CATAAGACTTAATGGCTCAATTATCCTGTTCATAGGACGTTTTCTAATGGACTCATCGCCATCAAGCTCTGCGCTTACACCTAGTCCGCACAAAAGTCCGGCAAGCAATCGCATAGTAGTGCCGCTATTGCCAACATAAAGTTCTTGACCGCTTTTGATTCTTTTTGCGCCTATAACTGTAACGGTATCGTTATCAACTTCAATTTTGGCTCCCAATTTTCTCATACAGTCAATTGTCGCCAAACAATCCTCACCCAAAAGCGCATTATAAACCTTAGCTTCACCCTCAGCGACAGCGTTAAACATAATAGCTCTATGAGTAATCGACTTGTCCCCCGGCAAATCAAATGCTCCGCTTATTCTTTTAAGCGGTTTTATTGTCATATAACTGCCTCCAGCAGTGTCTTAAGTTCTTCACTGCTTATAAGATATTCTTGAGTTTCCCCCTGACCTTTTGCAAAGATAAAATCTATTTTTCCTTCGGTGTTTTTCTTGTCTGCCTTCATAATATGAATAAGCTTGTCGATATTTTTGATCTTGACCTTAGGAGTAGTTACGCTATTAAGAAGATGCATTATTATTTTGTAATAATCTTCATCAATAATGCCAAGTTCTCTAGCCATTTTTGATTCCATTTCAATTCCGCAAAGCACATATTCGCCATGGGACAGTTTGAATTTATCCATGCTCTCAAGTGCGTGTCCGACAGTATGACCTAAATTAAGAATTTTTCTAAGAGATGCTTCTTTCTCATCTGAAGATGTGATATGGTCTTTGAACTCCACACAAAGCTTTATAGTATTTAAAACTGTTTGTGCATCCAAAACCATTAACTTAGAAATAGAAGAATTTACATAATCAAAAATAGTCTTACTAAGAAGTGATGTCTTAATAATCTCGCCTATTCCGCACTTAATTTCTCTAAAAGGCAATGTTGCAAAAAAGTTGGTGCTGATTATAATTTTGCTGGGTTGATAAAATGATCCCAGCATATTTTTGTATTGATCTAAATTAATTCCTGTTTTTCCGCCTATGCTTGAATCAATGCAGGATAAAAGCGTAG from Clostridia bacterium includes these protein-coding regions:
- the aroB gene encoding 3-dehydroquinate synthase; this translates as MLNKVETLEELIPIKLKSGLGYEIIIGRELDEMIINEMSGDAFLVVDQRVYELYNSKLNFERMGNRLYILKSGEYSKSWKYVEQIGKKMLKTGCNRHTKMIAIGGGVTGDLCGFVASIFMRGIKIVHIPTTLLSCIDSSIGGKTGINLDQYKNMLGSFYQPSKIIISTNFFATLPFREIKCGIGEIIKTSLLSKTIFDYVNSSISKLMVLDAQTVLNTIKLCVEFKDHITSSDEKEASLRKILNLGHTVGHALESMDKFKLSHGEYVLCGIEMESKMARELGIIDEDYYKIIMHLLNSVTTPKVKIKNIDKLIHIMKADKKNTEGKIDFIFAKGQGETQEYLISSEELKTLLEAVI